A segment of the Trifolium pratense cultivar HEN17-A07 linkage group LG7, ARS_RC_1.1, whole genome shotgun sequence genome:
AGCTGCAGGATCTAAAGGCAAACATGGCCATATTGGGGAAGGAAGCAGCTGCAGCAATGACTGCTGTTGAAGCACAGCAACAGAGATTAACACTCCAGCGTCTTATAGCTATGGTATTACAGTTTCACCATATGATGCTGCAATATTCAGTTGTTGTGAAATCTTGGCTCAGTTGTTAAAAATTATTCGTCCTGCTTAATTTCGcaatctattttttattatgcaGGTTGAAGCAGAGCGTGCCTATCATCAAAGAGTGCTCCAAATACTTGATCATCTCGAAGGAGAGGCAAGTGATGGCATCTCTTCATTTACTTTTTATTCTATTCTCCATATAGAAGTCACATATGCCATCTGACTGTTTCATCATTTTCTGTTGATATCATGATATGATTATGCGTAATGTTTATATGTAATGACAGATGATATCAGAACGGCAGCGTATTGAAGCTCCTCCTACGCCTAGTGTGGATAACAGCATGCCGCCACCTCCATCATATAAAGAAGTGAATGGTGTCTATGCTTCTCAGGATCATAATGGCATAACAGACAGTATGGGTTACTTCTTAGGAGAGGTTAGACCATTTCTTGTAAGAAGGTTACAGATAATGTGTTGGAAAATAATTGACTGTTTAGCTTACTGTACTTTCCGTTGTACATTTTACTCGTGTAGGTTTTGTTTCCCTATCATGCTGAGTCTGAAGTTGAACTGAATTTATCAGTTGGTGATTACATCGTCATTCGAAAGGTTTGTGATTTACCGACATTATCATTATATCTTTTTTTGGGCATAGAATGTAttttgctttcttttatttgaagaactctctctctctctcttcttttttggATTAAAAATTGTTCGTTACATGATTGTGGTTTTGACAGGTGACAAACAATGGATGGGCTGAGGGTGAATGCAAAGGGAAAGCAGGTTGGTTTCCATTTGGTTATGTTGAAAGGAGGGATCGAGTCCTTGCAAGCAAGGTGGCGGAAGTATTTTGAAGTTTCTGGTTGGTTTCTTGCCCTACGTGTTCACGTTTTGGTCTGTGATTAGCAATAGATAATGTGTTCTTAGCATACGGCAAATTGATTTGTGATATAGGTGACAACTTTTTCCATGTGATTATCAATCATATAGAAGATTGCATTTTTGTTCATAGCTATTTTATTGGATTGGAGGTGTTCATAACTTTATCTTTCACACCTTGTGTGTGCTCTTCTTAGTTTATTAATCATTTTTCAAGACTATGTCAAGAATCTATTCCTTTGGCATTTATATGGTGCAATCGCGTTGTATTGACCTTTTTCGAACAATATTTTAAACTGCTTTTATAAGTTCCTCTTGCTGTCAGATCTTTTAAGAGCATGCCTTTTGCAGTTTTACTTAGGGTCATTGTTGTGTCAAACCTACAATAGGGATACTGGACTTTTTTAATGGAAAGAGATTTTAAAAGGTTCTAATTACAGAAATTAGGAGATTTAAAAAGGTTCTACTATCATGCTATATGAAGAAACATACCCATATTGAATTGGAAAGATAATCTGGAGCCAAATCGTGAGCACCATAGGCATGAAAAATATTAGACAAACCTATCCCAACAATTCCTACCTGAAGAGATATATCATAATATAGCCTTTTTACTCCttaaaaaaacgaaaattaGAGACACATAATGATCTTCAATCTTGATGTCTATAACACTTATAAAGtcacattttaaattaaaaaaaaatatatgatcaTAAATATTTTCCCTTCTAATTGTAACTGAATTCTCAACTAGTAAAGTTAAGACATTGGATATGGTACTGAAAAGTAAGGAAGAGATCATGAGTAGACAAATTGAGACATAGTTGGACCTTTTCTTTTCTTAGTATTTAACAAAAAGAGACATGGTTTTAAAGTATAAATTCTTATTAATTTCTATGCATGTGTTGGaacttttttttgtcattatctacattttaattattaaatttttatgatcGAGTAGTCTTGAGATTTTAGAGTGTATTTCTTTTAAGGTCTTATGTTCGAATGTGTTACTTTTAGTATTGAATTAGTTTATACATGACTTTTAGTATAACTTTAATCAAACCCCTCTATTAATAGATAGTGAGATTGATCCTTAAATTAGTCTATTTTTGTGCAGAATACCGAgttttcataaaataataactataaaataagaaggaaaaaaatgaaaataaaagaaataggaAGTAGAGTAGGGCTGGTGCATTGAGTAGCTAGACATCGGTCTTGAATCCACGTCCACATATGGGTATTATTGGAGCCCAAAAAATGGCCCAATGTCCCCACGTGAGATAGTAGTTGGCTTGTATCTCGACAGAGACACCACACCACCAATGCAAGCAAGCAAGCATCAATCACAATatatgatgaatgaatgaatgaaaaaggaCCACTACAAATTAAAAATCGATGTCTCGTGCATGTGCCGTAAAGTTACTATTATTCCCACGACACCTTTGTCAAACTCAAAAGCAATATACTCCCCAAATCTTATTCCAAAAGTATTTTATAGGCAATTTCATGTCATGCAATAAGTTTCAGTTTCATTGCGTTGAGATGTATGTCCTCCTCCTAATTAACATTAGGGACCAATGAACACTTCAATATTTaatagtttaatatttttaatattcataaTCTCGTAAATCTATTTGAGACTGCTATGCAAAATAAGGGAGAAAATTAGTGAATTAAGGACtcataaatgaattttaattttgtccacattgaaaagaaaagtaaatgttttgcttctcaaattaaattttgttttattagtgtttgtcaattttattttatttttgtttcattggTATTTTTCCTTTTCGTTCTTTTGCTATCAAAATCTCATATAGGGACAGCAAAACTTTTCTCGAGCAAGTCCCCTTTTGTTagttctttatttattttagggaCTTGGACACATCTTTTTCAATTGATTTGAACGCTTTGCCGTTTTGCTGAAAAAGAttacatctctctctctctctctctctctctctctctctctctctctctctctctctctctctctctctctctctctctctctctctctctctctctctctctctctctctctctctctctctctctctctctctctctctctgcatTATTATATCTTCTACTTTTACCTCAAATTTATACGGACTTAGGGAACGAACTGTTTTAtgcaaatacttttttttttttcatagtcGGTCACCTTCAACGCTCGGATTCTGACCTCCAGCTCGAAGAATTCTTCACTGGTCATGGTGTCATTATCTTGATTGCATTCTTTTCCAGATTGGCATTGCAAGTACCGAGGAAATGAGTGTCAGGTGAATGATCGatgttattatttgtttatttattttatttgtggtGAAAatcgagagagaaagaaaaaatgaaagtttGAAACTTTAAGTGATATGTTTCAGTACTAACATTTTTGTGATTGATTGATGTAATGATGCAGAGCATCGAGATTAACACCGAGATTGGAAGTGTATTGACTTTGACCTGCAAAGGCAATGAAATGAGCAGGGAGTATCCTTTTGTAAACGATAACCCTCCAAAGCCAGTGGAGGAATTATGTTATCGGTTTTGCCATTAACTTGTTAAAGAAAATAGTAATACATTTAATGTGGTATAGTTTCGTTTAAGCCtaacattttctttatttatttaatttaataaggAGTTTTTATGGTACACCGCTCTCCGGTGAACTGATTGTTTTggcttaattttatatttggtcccttgtctttattttaggtttcaagttggtcccttatattttaaaagtttcaagttgatcTTTTATTTTGTCCCATCAGTTAGTCCCTCCCTTCAAAATTTTCACCAACACCGTTAGGTTTTTACACGTGGCTGATATATTCCAtgtcattttcttttaatacaaaaaaattaaaatatttttaattaaaaaaaataattaaaatatatgtataaagGAATCAGAAACccactcatcatcatcatcatggaaTGCACCAATTTCTACTTTACAAACTAACGactatataacaatatatatcTAAGTGAAGCACATAACATACTCTGtgaagaaacagaaaaagaagaagtGAAGAACAGTACATTAGAAACCCCAAATTTGAA
Coding sequences within it:
- the LOC123898665 gene encoding SH3 domain-containing protein 2-like isoform X2 — encoded protein: MVTDQAELQQHHKLDKLYISTRAAKHYQRDIVRGVEGYIVNGSKQVEIGTKLSEDSRKYGAENTCTSGSTLSRAALNYARSRAQMEKERGNLLKALGTQVAEPLRAMVMGAPLEDARHLAQRYDRMRQDAEAQAIEVSKRQAKVRETPGNAENAMKLEASETKLQDLKANMAILGKEAAAAMTAVEAQQQRLTLQRLIAMVEAERAYHQRVLQILDHLEGEMISERQRIEAPPTPSVDNSMPPPPSYKEVNGVYASQDHNGITDSMGYFLGEVLFPYHAESEVELNLSVGDYIVIRKVTNNGWAEGECKGKAGWFPFGYVERRDRVLASKVAEVF
- the LOC123898665 gene encoding SH3 domain-containing protein 2-like isoform X3, translated to MEKERGNLLKALGTQVAEPLRAMVMGAPLEDARHLAQRYDRMRQDAEAQAIEVSKRQAKVRETPGNAENAMKLEASETKLQDLKANMAILGKEAAAAMTAVEAQQQRLTLQRLIAMVEAERAYHQRVLQILDHLEGEMISERQRIEAPPTPSVDNSMPPPPSYKEVNGVYASQDHNGITDSMGYFLGEVLFPYHAESEVELNLSVGDYIVIRKVTNNGWAEGECKGKAGWFPFGYVERRDRVLASKVAEVF